The DNA sequence GTGGCAATGACAATCATTACGGCAAAAGATAGGGCAAACCTTTGAATATGAGCCGCCGCATAGGGTTCATAAGTACCACCAGAGACAGAATAGAGCATCGCCACACCCACTGAAGCTAACCCACAGACAAGCAAGACGATGAACCAATTCAGGCCGATTAGCCGTTGCCACCACGTCTTGTCATTGTGTCGCGGAGCAAACATACCGGTTTTACCCATCAAGTCCCTCCTCTTTTTCTCTTGCCAGTCGCTTCGCCACCTCTTCAGGTGTGAAATTACCTGTCTCAGTTAATTTATAGAGTATTTCACGGCCGATCGGAGCTGCGACAGAGCCGCCACCGCCTCCATGCTGGACAAGGACAGAAACAATATACTCAGGATTATCAAAAGGAGCATATCCTACAAAAAGAGCATGGTCCCGAGATTTCCAGGCAAGATCTTCATTCTTCACGACGCCATCTTTTCTCTCTGCCTTCGAGATGGTTCTAACTTGAGACGTTCCTGTCTTGCCTGCAATCTTTTGAGTGTCTCTTGGATTCCGGAAGTCATGGGCAGTGCCCCCGCTCTTCATGACATCATGCATTCCGTTTCGCATTAATTCTAGATGTAAAGGGTTCGCATCAAGGGTCGCTGTACCAGATAAATGATCTGCACCTATAGTATCTTGGATTAACTTTGGAAATATCGCTTTGCCTGTCGCTAAACGAGCGGTCATAACCGCTAATTCTAAAGGTGTCGCTGTGAAGGCTCCTTGACCAATAGAAGCATTCAGGGTTTCCCCTTGATACCAATTTACGCCTAATGCCGATTCTTTCCATGCCTTTGTAGGAACCAGACCTTTGGAAACGCCATCAAGCCCAATGTCGTAGGATGTTCCTAGGCCAAACCTTTCGCACACAACAGCCAGATCATCAATGTCCAATTTTTCTGCAAGTTCATAATAATAAACATCACAACTTTTGGCGATTGACTGAAGTAAATTTACACGCCCATGACCTTTATCTTCCCAACAGTGATAAGTGCGGTCCCCGTAAGTGTGTTTACCCGTGCATCTGACTGTTGTCTCTTCAGTGATTAAGCCTTTTTCAAGAGCCGCGAGCGCAACAAGCATTTTTATTGTCGATCCAGGAGGGAATTTTCCAGCGAGAGCTTTATTCAACAAAGGTTTTCTTGGATCTTTTAAAATTGCATTCCAGTTTTCCTGGCTAATCCCAGAATTAAAATCATTGGGATCATAAGAGGGCGTCGATGCCATGGAAAGAATTTCGCCTGATTCAGCTTTCATTACCACTGCACCTGCAGCTTGTTCGCCCAATTTTTCAGCAACAAACTGTTGAAGTTCCATATCCAAGGTCAATTGAATGGGATGCCCCTCTTCAGCATCCTGGCGCGGATCTAGTTCGCGGATTTCCCGCCCAACTGCATTGACCTCAACGCGTCGCGCACCTGCCCGACCTCTCAGGCTATCTTCATAACGCCGTTCAATGCCGTCGCGCCCTAATTTGAAACCTGGCAGTTGATACAAAGGATCTTTCCCAATGTCTTCGGGTCGGGGACTGCCCACATAGCCAACAATATGCGCCGCAAGGTGACTATAAGGGTAATCTCGTGTCATACCAGAATCTGGAAACACCCCCTCTAGACCTGGAATTTCCACATTAACACGCGCAAAATCATGCCACTCAAGGCCTTTGGCAATTGTAACGGGAACAAAGTTTCTCTGCCGCTTTATTGTCCGCTCTATACGGGAAATCTGATTTTTCGAGAGTGGAAGAATGCGATTAATTTTCTGCAACGTCCTTGATACATTTTGAGTTTGTTCTGGCACAAGGTATACACGGAAATCCTGTTTATTAGTTGCTACCTTCTTTCCATAACGATCCAGAATTTCTCCCCGTTTGGGAGCAATAAGGCGCAAGGAGATCCGATTATTATCAGCTTTAAGCTTATAGCTCTTTCCCTGGATGACAGAAAGATAATAGAGCCGAGCCCCAAGGCCAGCCATAAATGCACCTTGCAATCCAGCAAGCAAGAAAGCTCGTCTGGAATATTTTTGATATCGCTGCCCTTCTCTTGCCACGCTTCACTCACCTAAGCCAAAATTGTTCTACGGATACGCCCCAATAGCAAACCAATGATAGCATAGGAAAAAATTGTGAGCAAAAATTGAAAAAGAATGGGTTCAACAGCTGTCACGCGGCCGGACACAATACTTGTCAACGCCCAGGAAAGGGTGAATAAGCCTGCCGCAAGGACAGCGAAGACTGCCCAATAAATCAAACGGCTTCTGCCTTTATAATATTTGATCTGATTAATCACAAAAAGGCGGGCCAGCACAAGAATTAGAAGATTCAAGCCCATAGGGACATTCAGCCACAAATCTAACATTAATCCAATGATAGCGCAGGCACCATAGGGCATCATCAGAGGACGCGTAGAAGTCCAGTAAAATACACACATTAATGCGAAATGAGGCATCATTAAATTTGATACTCCCGTCCCAACCGGCAAAAGCATTAAAGCAGATAAGAAAAGCGAAACCATCAAAGGCACATAGCCTTTAGCACCAAAAGAAGAAATATTTAGTTTGACTTTAGCCATCCTCTTCCTCCTGTTTTAGCCCGTCTCCTTGAGGTTCTCCTTGATTCAAAAGAGAAGCGTAATTTAAGACACGGACATGATCAATCTTATTAAAAAGACCTGTCGGCTTCATCAATACTGTATTCTCTGAAACTTCAACCACTTGGGCCAGAGGTAAATTAGCAGGAAAAAGTCCCCCATGACCGGAAGTGACAACAAGATCTCCTACTTTCACCTGAACCCCCTCAGGAAGAAAGGCAAGTCGGAGTAGATCGTTATTCAACCCTTCGGCAATGGCGACAGCACCTGACGGAGAGTGAAGAACCGGTATTCGACTATTTATATCTGTGACCAGCAAAACTCGGGCCGTCCATCGACTGGTAGATTGCACCCGTCCAACAACACCGCGATCGTCCACAACAGGCTGGTGCATACGCACGCCGTCCACTTGCCCTGCGCCAATAAGGAAGTTCCTTTGAAAAGCGCCGCCCCCAATTCCGATAACGCGCGCAGTCGCAGCTATGGGCACTTCGCGACCCGGCACTTTTAACATACGGTGGAGCTGCTCATTTTCGCGCATGAATTGTTCAGCTGCCAATCGCCAGCGTCTTAACTCCACATTCTCGGACTTCAGTCGTTCATTCTCTTGGTAAATGTCAGAAGCCCCTGCTACACGTTCTAATCCATCTTGAAGGGCTCTAACGGGGCGCTCAAAAAAGACCAGTACTGGGTAGATCAGATCAGTCGCATAACTACGCATAACAGAAGGTAAACGGCTTCCACTTGCGTCAAAAACCATCAGAACAAGGGCCAGCAAAATATAAAGATAAGCGGTAAATCGATTACGCTTTCCTTTTCTACTTGTTCCGCCTAGTGGATTTGATCCTTGCGCTATCACAGCAAACCAGGTCCCCTCTTAAATTTCCCTTCGCATCATCCCATAGACTGGGCAGAGCACATAAAAAAGGCGTCGATTTCCTCGACACCTTCTTTTTTCTTAGTAACTATCAGACAAGACAGCATGAAGTCCTGGGTCTTCCATGGCGCGCCCCGTTCCAATCGCAACACATGTTAAGGCTTCTTCTGCAACGGCAACAGGCAATCCTGTCGCATTCCGTAAAACTGAATCTAGATCACCAAGCAGCCCCCCGCCGCCTGTAATCACAATACCGCGGTCGACGATATCTGCAGCCAGCTCTGGTGCTGTTTGCTCAAGTGCCACTTTAACACCTTCAATGATAGCTGAAACGGGCTCAGACAATGCCTCTGCGACTTGCGCCTGATTGATTTCCATTTCTTTTGGAACACCATTCATTAAATCACGGCCTTTAATGACCATTGAATTACCAACGCCGTCTTCTGGTGTCATTGCTGTGCCAATTTCTTTTTTAATCCGTTCAGCTGTAGCTTCGCCGATCAATAGATTGTGATTTCGTCTAATATAAGCAATCAAAGATTCGTCCATCTTATCACCGCCAACTCGAACAGAAGTGGCATAAACGATCCCTGCAAGCGAGAGAACCGCAACTTCTGTTGTTCCCCCACCGATATCAACAACCATGGAACCAGCTGGCTCAGTAACAGGCAGACCAGCACCGATCGCTGCTGCCATCGGTTCGTCAATTAAATAGACCTTTCTTGCCCCTGCTTGTTCGGCAGATTCCTGAATGGCCTTCCGCTCTACAGCTGTAGACCCTGAGGGCACACAAATCACAACTTCTGGGCTGGCGAATGAACTGTTATGCACTTTGTGAATAAAGTGTTTAATCATATGCTCGGCCACTTGGAAATCAGCAATGACACCGTCTCTTAGAGGACGAATAGCCTGAATATTTCCAGGTGTCCGACCTAGCATCAATTTTGCTTCATCCCCGACAGCATAGGGGCGAGCCCTTCCATCTTCTAATTTCATTGCGACAACTGAAGGTTCATTCAGCACGATGCCGCGACCTTTCACATAGACAAGTGTATTGGCGGTACCTAAATCGATCGCCATATCACTTGAAAACATCCCCAAAAGCTTAGAGAGCATTGAGCATCCTTTTGTTAAGTGTTACTGTTTCGCCTACTACAATAGACGAATCCCTTTAGAATTCTTATGCGGCTTTTAAGCGCTGCGTGCAAGTCATCTTACCAATTTTTAGGGCAGAAATATGATTTTTTTGTCCAATTATCCAGCACCATGAGGTGGAGACAGCAATTCTTTCAATTCTTTACTCGAAATTGGTTTAGAGAAAAAGTACCCTTGCGCTAATTCACAGCCCAAGGAAGTGAGATAATCACAGATCTCTTTTGTCTCGACCCCTTCCGCAACAACCGTCAGATCCATGGTCGCAGCAATTTTAATGACAGATTCTACGATGACCTTATTTGCAGCCTTTTCGGTAAGATCCCGCACAAAAGATTGATCAATTTTCACCACATCTACCGGCAACATCTGTAGGTAGCTGAGCGAAGAATACCCTGTCCCAAAATCATCAATGTTAATCCGATACCCTTGACGCCTCAGGGTCTTTAAAATCTCAAAAGAATGTGTTTCGTTCGTCTTGAGCATTGCGCTTTCTGTTAACTCAAATTCAAACCGAGAAGCTGATAGGCCTGAATGCAGAATTGGCCGATTAATAGAATCAAGACAGTTCTCTCTTTCCAATTGAAGTGGCGACATATTTATAGCAATCGAAAAAGGCTCATCCTTTTTGAAATTTAGGACTTTAAGCATTTCAATGGAATCTAGCAGAACATAGTCACCAATTCTATCGATCAAGCCTGCTTCTTCTGCCAGAGGGATAAATTCTATTGGAGAAATAAAACCAAGATCAGGATGCTCCCATCGGATCAAAGCTTCTGCACCACAATATTTTTGCGTGGCAAGATGAACTTTGGGCTGATAAACCACGTAAAGTTCATTTCTGTCTAATGCCCCCCTTAAGTCACGCTCTAACCTTGCTGCGCGCTCAACTTTCTCTTCAATCGCTTTATCGAAAATGCAAAAGTTATTTTTGCCACTATTTTTAACTTCATACATGGCAGCATCAGCGCGCTTCTGAAGTCCATCAAGGCTCTTGCCGTGGTCAGGGTATAGACTGATGCCAATACTTGCGGACATATAGATCTCATTGCCTGCGATCAAGACACAGTCAGAGATTTTATTTTGAATGAACTTCGCCTTCTCTACGAGCAATGGCTGAGACCCGACGGAGGGCACAATAATAATGAATTCATCTCCGCTGACACGGGCGACCACATCAGTGTCTGCTAAGTGCGCCACTAATCGATCCGCAATTTCACACAGCAGTTCATCCCCTAGCTTGTGCCCTAATGTATCATTAATTTCTTTAAATCGATCGAGATCTATAAAGAAGAAGGCTACTTGTTCTCCTGCTGAGGCCGCCCCTTGTATGATTTCTTCAGCCACCTTGGTTAATCGGCGTCGGTTGGGCAATCGCGTCAAGTGATCAAGATTGGCATCTATATAAAGCTGTTCCTGAGCCTCTTCAAGTGCTTGTGTCCTTTCAATCACACGACTTTCTAAGCTGTTATTCAAGTCTGAGAGTTCTTGCTTATTCGCTTCAAGCAATCCAATTGTTTCCTGTAATTGTAACCAATTCAGAAAATTCTTTCGACGATATCTTTCAGAGGTAATAGCTAGGATCACCGCCATCATCGTGATCAAAATGATTTCAACGAGATAGATTGTTGTCGGCTCTTCATATAAGTAAAAAAGCGCTATATTCACCACAATGAGCGGCGCGACCAGTATCGTCAGTACATCCATTTCATTAAACTGCATTTTAATGGACATAAAGATACACAGCA is a window from the Temperatibacter marinus genome containing:
- a CDS encoding putative bifunctional diguanylate cyclase/phosphodiesterase yields the protein MIFKALPERYSQHYKDTSLKESFKFLCFGHITIFMLAFFSLLFDYVGMPFEPNQEAYNVAYYIALGFQVFLLIYLKKQFIPIKAMTWLAGAVIYYVIITLTILDIENENGVLAYGLLCIFMSIKMQFNEMDVLTILVAPLIVVNIALFYLYEEPTTIYLVEIILITMMAVILAITSERYRRKNFLNWLQLQETIGLLEANKQELSDLNNSLESRVIERTQALEEAQEQLYIDANLDHLTRLPNRRRLTKVAEEIIQGAASAGEQVAFFFIDLDRFKEINDTLGHKLGDELLCEIADRLVAHLADTDVVARVSGDEFIIIVPSVGSQPLLVEKAKFIQNKISDCVLIAGNEIYMSASIGISLYPDHGKSLDGLQKRADAAMYEVKNSGKNNFCIFDKAIEEKVERAARLERDLRGALDRNELYVVYQPKVHLATQKYCGAEALIRWEHPDLGFISPIEFIPLAEEAGLIDRIGDYVLLDSIEMLKVLNFKKDEPFSIAINMSPLQLERENCLDSINRPILHSGLSASRFEFELTESAMLKTNETHSFEILKTLRRQGYRINIDDFGTGYSSLSYLQMLPVDVVKIDQSFVRDLTEKAANKVIVESVIKIAATMDLTVVAEGVETKEICDYLTSLGCELAQGYFFSKPISSKELKELLSPPHGAG
- a CDS encoding rod shape-determining protein; amino-acid sequence: MLSKLLGMFSSDMAIDLGTANTLVYVKGRGIVLNEPSVVAMKLEDGRARPYAVGDEAKLMLGRTPGNIQAIRPLRDGVIADFQVAEHMIKHFIHKVHNSSFASPEVVICVPSGSTAVERKAIQESAEQAGARKVYLIDEPMAAAIGAGLPVTEPAGSMVVDIGGGTTEVAVLSLAGIVYATSVRVGGDKMDESLIAYIRRNHNLLIGEATAERIKKEIGTAMTPEDGVGNSMVIKGRDLMNGVPKEMEINQAQVAEALSEPVSAIIEGVKVALEQTAPELAADIVDRGIVITGGGGLLGDLDSVLRNATGLPVAVAEEALTCVAIGTGRAMEDPGLHAVLSDSY
- the mreD gene encoding rod shape-determining protein MreD, with the translated sequence MAKVKLNISSFGAKGYVPLMVSLFLSALMLLPVGTGVSNLMMPHFALMCVFYWTSTRPLMMPYGACAIIGLMLDLWLNVPMGLNLLILVLARLFVINQIKYYKGRSRLIYWAVFAVLAAGLFTLSWALTSIVSGRVTAVEPILFQFLLTIFSYAIIGLLLGRIRRTILA
- the mrdA gene encoding penicillin-binding protein 2: MAREGQRYQKYSRRAFLLAGLQGAFMAGLGARLYYLSVIQGKSYKLKADNNRISLRLIAPKRGEILDRYGKKVATNKQDFRVYLVPEQTQNVSRTLQKINRILPLSKNQISRIERTIKRQRNFVPVTIAKGLEWHDFARVNVEIPGLEGVFPDSGMTRDYPYSHLAAHIVGYVGSPRPEDIGKDPLYQLPGFKLGRDGIERRYEDSLRGRAGARRVEVNAVGREIRELDPRQDAEEGHPIQLTLDMELQQFVAEKLGEQAAGAVVMKAESGEILSMASTPSYDPNDFNSGISQENWNAILKDPRKPLLNKALAGKFPPGSTIKMLVALAALEKGLITEETTVRCTGKHTYGDRTYHCWEDKGHGRVNLLQSIAKSCDVYYYELAEKLDIDDLAVVCERFGLGTSYDIGLDGVSKGLVPTKAWKESALGVNWYQGETLNASIGQGAFTATPLELAVMTARLATGKAIFPKLIQDTIGADHLSGTATLDANPLHLELMRNGMHDVMKSGGTAHDFRNPRDTQKIAGKTGTSQVRTISKAERKDGVVKNEDLAWKSRDHALFVGYAPFDNPEYIVSVLVQHGGGGGSVAAPIGREILYKLTETGNFTPEEVAKRLAREKEEGLDG
- the mreC gene encoding rod shape-determining protein MreC; amino-acid sequence: MIAQGSNPLGGTSRKGKRNRFTAYLYILLALVLMVFDASGSRLPSVMRSYATDLIYPVLVFFERPVRALQDGLERVAGASDIYQENERLKSENVELRRWRLAAEQFMRENEQLHRMLKVPGREVPIAATARVIGIGGGAFQRNFLIGAGQVDGVRMHQPVVDDRGVVGRVQSTSRWTARVLLVTDINSRIPVLHSPSGAVAIAEGLNNDLLRLAFLPEGVQVKVGDLVVTSGHGGLFPANLPLAQVVEVSENTVLMKPTGLFNKIDHVRVLNYASLLNQGEPQGDGLKQEEEDG